AATTTACAAGTTCAAAATCACTCATTTTAAAATCATTTATATTTTCTATATCTTTATTTATTTTCATTGTTGGTTTTTCATATGGCGTTCTTGTAAGTTGTAGTTTTACTTGTTCCATATGATTTGAATAAATATGTACATCACCAAAAGTATGTACAAAATCCCCTACTTCTAACTTACAAACTTGAGCTATCATCATAGTTAAAAGTGCATATGAAGCGATATTAAAAGGAACACCTAAAAATACATCTGCACTTCTTTGATATAACTGACAAGATAGTTTATTATTAGCTACATAAAACTGAAAAAAAGTATGGCAAGGTGGTAATGCCATATTCTCAATTTCTGCTGCATTCCATGCATTTAAAATGATTCTTCTACTATCTGGGTTTGTTTTAATTTGATTAATTACATCTGCAAGTTGATCAACTTTTTTACCATTTGCACCTTCCCAACTTCTCCATTGACTTCCGTAAACTGGGCCTAACTCTTTTATGGTATCAGTATTTATATAACCTAAATCTTTACCTTGTTTATTGGCATTTGCAGTCCATACTGTTTTTTTATCTATTAGATTTTCTCTTTTGTCATCAAAATGAATTTCTGCAAGTCTTCTTTCATCTGTACTTCCTTCAATAAACCATAAAAGCTCACTAATAATTGCTTTTAAATGTGTCTTTTTTGTAGTAACTAAAGGAAAGCCTTCACTTAAATCAAATCTCATTTGATATCCAAAAACAGAACTTGTACCAGTTCCAGTTCTATCTTCTTTTTTTATTCCATTATCTAAAATATGTTGTAATAAATCTAAATACTGTTTCAATTGTTTTCCTTATTTAAATACTCATATAAATACAAGTATTTTCTTAATTCTTTTAAACTTTCATGCTCTAATCCAGTTTGAATCCATCTTTGAATTTCACTTGGAATAGTTAAAGGTTCTAAAAGTTGTGCTTTTTTCTCTTTTGATATTTTACCATGTTCAAATAAAAGTGAGATATGAGAAAGAATAGAAGTTATTGCTAAATCTCTAATTTGTGATATTTCTTCTACTGTTTTTTCATCTTGTATTAATTCAAAAGTTTCTAAGTATGTTTTTGTAAGTTTTTTTAAAGGAATTTTATCTTCTAACTTTTCACCAAACTCTTCTTTTATACTTTTACATAAGCTTAAAAAATTCTTGCCATATTTTTCATATTTTACAAGACCAACGCCATTTATATCAAGCATATCTTCTTTTGTAAGAGGTAGTTTTGAAGCTAACTCTTTTAAAGTTTTATCTCCAAATATAACATAAGCTGGTACTTCATGCTCTTGTGCTAACTCTCTTCTTAAGCTTTTAAACTTTTCATATAACTTTTCATCAAAACTTAACTGTGTATTCTCTTCTTCAAATTTTTGGGCAATACCTAACTTATCACTATCTATTAGAAGTTTTTCTTTGCCTTTAAGGATTTGCATTCCTAAACCACTTATTTTTAAGACTCTAAATTCACCTAAGTTAACTGCTTTTATATCTATTAGTTTATCAGCAATTGCTATCCATTCATTTTTACTTTTATCACTTCCCAAGCCATAAACATTTAGTCTGTCATGTCCAAACTCAAGAAGTTTTTGATTTTTTGAGCCTCTTAAAATATCAATAATATGATTTGTTCCAAAACGCTGTTCGCTTCTATAAACTGCACTTAAAAACTTTTGTGCATCAACACTTACATCAACTTGTTCAATCTCACCTTTTGTACAGTTATCACACAAAGTTTTACAATCATCAATCTCATCTTCAAAATAAGAAGCAATAATCTTATGGCGACAATTATTTGATACACAATATCTATACATAGCTTCAAGTTTATCAAGTCCAGTTTGTTTATAGCCTGTATCAATTGCATCTTCTATTTGTATTTTTCTTTTTACCTCATCAGCTTTTGAATAAAGTAAATAAACATAAGACATATCACCATCACGACCTGCACGACCTATTTCTTGATAATAGTTCTCTAAGGTTTTAGGTAAACTTGTATGTATTACAAATCTAATATTTGACTTATCAATACCCATACCAAAAGCAATAGTAGCTACTACAATATCAATCTTTTCATATACAAAATCATCATAAACCTCATCTTTAATACTTGGGTTTAATCCAGCATGATATGCCTTTGAAGAGTAGCCATTTTCACACAAAAACTGCGCTGTTGATTCTGCTTCTTTTCTTGTAAAAGTATAAATAATTCCACATAAGCCTTTGTGAGTTTTAAGAAAATTTAGTATTTGCTTTCTACCATTTGTAATTCGTGGTTCTACTTTTATATCAAGATTGTTTCTATGTGTTTTAGCACGAAAATGTTTAGCATCATTGAGTTTTAAACTTGAAGCAATATCAGCTTCTACTTTTTTAGTTGCAGTTGCAGTAAATGCAGCAATACAAGTATCTGGGAAAAATCTTTTTAGCTTATCAAGATTTCTATACTCTGCTCTAAACTCATGTCCCCAAGCACTTACACAATGGGCTTCATCTATAACAAAATAGTTAATATTGATTCGCTGTAATACTCCTACAAACTCATTTGAAGTAAATCTTTCAGGTGCTACATAGATAAATTTTAGTTTACCTTCTAAAAGCTTTTGCATTGTAAAACTATTTTCATCATTTGTTTGAGAAGAGCTTATCATCTCTGCTTTTATATTTAAATCATTTAGTGCTTTTATTTGGTCTTGCATAAGTGCAATAAGTGGAGAGATTACTACTGTTACTCCATCCATAAGCAAAGTTGGTAATTGATAGCAAAGTGACTTACCGCCACCAGTTGGCAAGATAGTTAAAACATCTTTTTTTTGGATAATACTATCTACAACTTCTTCTTGGAAACTTCTAAAGTATTCATGACCAAATATATCTTTTAGTATTTTGTGTTTATTATTCATTTGAAGATTTTATCATAGCTTGGGTTATGGGTGTATGAAAGATTGTGAGAATAAAGAAGATGATAAGAGATTTCAACTTTTAAATAATATTCTTGTAATATATTTAAAAAATTATATTTAAAGAGTTATGATGGAATTGGTTTATTTATGGGTAGAAGAGTATAAAAATATAAAAAAACAAGGTTTTAACTTTTCTCCTAGATTTAAGTGTGAGTATGATGAAAAAACAAATGAATTAACTATTGATGAAAACAAAGAGTATGTAAGTATTTTTCCTGAGAATATAAACCTCACTGCAATAGTTGGTGAGAATGGAACTGGAAAGACTTCTTTAATAGACTTTATAAATACATCTATAGATATTAAAAATAAAAATTCTTTTTTATTTTTATATATAGAAAACAATATAAGGTATTATAAATCTAACTTGAAAATGTCTCCTACAAACTTTAACACTCTTAATAAATTTTATTTTACAAATAATAATTATAATTTTAAAAATACAATAATAAATGCTAAAAGTTATGATATAAATAATATATTTAAATTTTTTGTTTCAATATTTGAAAAAGTAGAAAATATTTATTTTAATCCAAAATCAATTTTAATCACAGAAAATAAAGAAAAAAAATCACAAATTATTGAAGAACTTTTAAAAAATATAAAAAACAAAAATATTCAAAAAAAAGAATTATTAAAAATAAATATTTTTGTGTTAAACTTGATAAATGAAAACTTTAATAATGAAACTTACATAAATTTTTTGTGTGATGAATATGAATATATAGAAAGCCCAGAAATTTATGATGAAATTCAACAAAAAACATTAAGAACAAAATTAAAACAGAATGAATTTTATAAAGATTTTTTAGATTATTTAATAAATTTACTGATATCTTTAAAAAATAATTCAAAGAAACCTATTAATCCTTTTACAAATTTTATAAAAGACCAAAGAATATATTATCTTTTTAGAAATGTCAGAAGAATAAATTCTATAGAGGATTTTTTAGATGAATTAGTTGAAAGTAAATTTATCAAACAAAGATATCAAACTTTTTATAATGACTGTAAAGATTATTTTGATTTAGAACAAAACTATCTTTATAAAAACATACAATTATCTAATGTAAAAATTGAAATAATTAATAAATTTAAAGAGCTCTTAAATTTTGATTTTTTCGATAATAGAGAAGTATCTTTTAACAGCTTTAGCGAAGGGGAAAAAAACTTATTCCTATCAAACTTAGAAATATATTCTAAATTTCAAGAAGGTAATAAAATTATATTATTAGATGAAATAGAATTATTTTTACATCCACAATGGCAAAAACAATATATAAATAGTTTATTACAATTGTTTGAATTTAATCACATTCATTTTATTTTTGTTACACATTCACCTTTTTTACTTTCAGACTTACCAAAAAAAAATATAATATTTTTAGATAAAGTAGATGAAAATACAAAAGACAAATATCCTTCAATTAATATTGAAAAACTAGAAAAAGGAAATTGTCTAAATGTAAGTAAGTTTATTAATATAAATCCATTTGGAGCAAATATTCATACATTACTTTCACATGGCTTTTTTATGAAAGATGGACTTATGGGTGAATTTGCAAAAAATAAAATTTCAAAAATATTAAAATTTTTAAGTGAGGAAAATAAATTTATCGATTTAGAAGTTAAAATTTTACCTCCATTAAAAATACAAAATAACTTTTTTGAAAAAAATTTAAAACCTATTATTGAGTTTATTGGAGAAGAGTTTTTAAAAGAAAAGCTTTTAAAAATGTATGAAATTAAATTTCCAAAATGTAATGAAGCAAAAATAAAAGAATTAGAAAATGAAATAAAAAGATTAAAAAATGCTTCAAATTAAATTTAATAAAACACTTTTTGATACGCATATCAAAGAAATATCTAAATCAATAAAAAAGTCTATTGAAAAACAATTGATGAAAAATCTAGAGCAAAAAGAAAAAGAGTGTTTAAGTTATATAAAAGATAATTTAAAAGATATTTTAGAAGCTAATAACTCTAAAATGAAAGAATTTATAAAATATTTTAAAAACAATTTTCCTAATAGTATTGGAAAAATAAATACAAAAGAAAAAAACTGGAAAAGAATATATAAAATACTAAGAAAAGATATTTTTGAAAAAGAGTATGTCAATTGGACAAAAAGAACAGAATATGGGGCATATAAATTTGTTCAAGATTTGGATTTAAAATCTTGTCCTTATTGTAATAGAAATTATACTTTTGTAGTAGATGAAAAAAATGGAAAGTTAAGACCAGAGATAGACCACTTTTATCCAAAGTCAATTTATCCTTTTTTAGCAATGAGTTTTTATAATCTTATACCAAGTTGTTCTATTTGTAACCATACAAAAAAAGATAAAGTAAATTTAGACTTACTTAATCCATATGAAATAAAAGAAAATGATTTTAAACTAACTTACATACCAAATGATATTGATTTCTTTAATATAGAAAAAGAAAAATACAATTATGATAGTTTTGAAATAGATTTTGTATCAACAAATAAAAATATAGAAACATTTAAACTAAAAGAGTTATACAAACAACATAAAGATATTGTTCTAGAGCTTTTGATAAAAAAAGCTTATTATCCAAAAAGCTATATAGAAGAATTAAAAGGTTTTGACTTTAGTGAAGATGAGATTTATAGATATTTACTTGGTAAT
The window above is part of the Malaciobacter marinus genome. Proteins encoded here:
- a CDS encoding thymidylate synthase, whose product is MKQYLDLLQHILDNGIKKEDRTGTGTSSVFGYQMRFDLSEGFPLVTTKKTHLKAIISELLWFIEGSTDERRLAEIHFDDKRENLIDKKTVWTANANKQGKDLGYINTDTIKELGPVYGSQWRSWEGANGKKVDQLADVINQIKTNPDSRRIILNAWNAAEIENMALPPCHTFFQFYVANNKLSCQLYQRSADVFLGVPFNIASYALLTMMIAQVCKLEVGDFVHTFGDVHIYSNHMEQVKLQLTRTPYEKPTMKINKDIENINDFKMSDFELVNYKCHEAIKGEMAV
- the recQ gene encoding DNA helicase RecQ: MNNKHKILKDIFGHEYFRSFQEEVVDSIIQKKDVLTILPTGGGKSLCYQLPTLLMDGVTVVISPLIALMQDQIKALNDLNIKAEMISSSQTNDENSFTMQKLLEGKLKFIYVAPERFTSNEFVGVLQRININYFVIDEAHCVSAWGHEFRAEYRNLDKLKRFFPDTCIAAFTATATKKVEADIASSLKLNDAKHFRAKTHRNNLDIKVEPRITNGRKQILNFLKTHKGLCGIIYTFTRKEAESTAQFLCENGYSSKAYHAGLNPSIKDEVYDDFVYEKIDIVVATIAFGMGIDKSNIRFVIHTSLPKTLENYYQEIGRAGRDGDMSYVYLLYSKADEVKRKIQIEDAIDTGYKQTGLDKLEAMYRYCVSNNCRHKIIASYFEDEIDDCKTLCDNCTKGEIEQVDVSVDAQKFLSAVYRSEQRFGTNHIIDILRGSKNQKLLEFGHDRLNVYGLGSDKSKNEWIAIADKLIDIKAVNLGEFRVLKISGLGMQILKGKEKLLIDSDKLGIAQKFEEENTQLSFDEKLYEKFKSLRRELAQEHEVPAYVIFGDKTLKELASKLPLTKEDMLDINGVGLVKYEKYGKNFLSLCKSIKEEFGEKLEDKIPLKKLTKTYLETFELIQDEKTVEEISQIRDLAITSILSHISLLFEHGKISKEKKAQLLEPLTIPSEIQRWIQTGLEHESLKELRKYLYLYEYLNKENN
- a CDS encoding AAA family ATPase, whose translation is MELVYLWVEEYKNIKKQGFNFSPRFKCEYDEKTNELTIDENKEYVSIFPENINLTAIVGENGTGKTSLIDFINTSIDIKNKNSFLFLYIENNIRYYKSNLKMSPTNFNTLNKFYFTNNNYNFKNTIINAKSYDINNIFKFFVSIFEKVENIYFNPKSILITENKEKKSQIIEELLKNIKNKNIQKKELLKINIFVLNLINENFNNETYINFLCDEYEYIESPEIYDEIQQKTLRTKLKQNEFYKDFLDYLINLLISLKNNSKKPINPFTNFIKDQRIYYLFRNVRRINSIEDFLDELVESKFIKQRYQTFYNDCKDYFDLEQNYLYKNIQLSNVKIEIINKFKELLNFDFFDNREVSFNSFSEGEKNLFLSNLEIYSKFQEGNKIILLDEIELFLHPQWQKQYINSLLQLFEFNHIHFIFVTHSPFLLSDLPKKNIIFLDKVDENTKDKYPSINIEKLEKGNCLNVSKFININPFGANIHTLLSHGFFMKDGLMGEFAKNKISKILKFLSEENKFIDLEVKILPPLKIQNNFFEKNLKPIIEFIGEEFLKEKLLKMYEIKFPKCNEAKIKELENEIKRLKNASN